A single window of Desulfuromonadales bacterium DNA harbors:
- a CDS encoding glutathionylspermidine synthase family protein has product QFNSIHEKLIAGWSDWAGKTGGLMHFAATGASREDCGNLDYLRDTAIQAGLDTFALDIGEIGWDAARGCFVDLEERPIRSLFKLYPWEWLLREDFGLHLAHAGCRYLEPPWKMLLSNKGILAVLWELFAGHPNLLPTFFEAQRPAGDVVRKPLYSREGANITVVRGGVETTTPGSYGEEGFVWQAYSPLPCFTGNYPVIGSWIVNHEACGIGIREDRSEITTDASRFVPHFFAE; this is encoded by the coding sequence CAGTTCAACTCGATCCACGAAAAGCTCATCGCCGGCTGGAGCGACTGGGCCGGAAAAACCGGCGGCCTGATGCACTTTGCCGCGACCGGCGCCAGCCGCGAGGATTGCGGCAACCTCGACTACCTGCGCGACACGGCGATCCAGGCGGGGCTCGACACCTTCGCCCTCGACATCGGCGAAATCGGCTGGGACGCGGCGCGCGGCTGCTTCGTCGATCTGGAAGAGCGCCCGATCCGTTCCCTCTTCAAGCTCTACCCCTGGGAGTGGCTGCTGCGCGAGGACTTCGGGCTCCACCTGGCGCACGCCGGCTGCCGCTACCTCGAACCGCCGTGGAAGATGCTCCTCAGCAACAAGGGGATCCTCGCCGTCCTGTGGGAACTCTTCGCCGGGCACCCCAATCTGCTGCCGACTTTTTTCGAGGCGCAGCGGCCCGCCGGCGACGTGGTGCGCAAACCGCTCTACTCGCGGGAAGGGGCCAACATCACCGTCGTGCGGGGCGGCGTCGAGACGACGACCCCGGGGAGCTACGGGGAGGAAGGATTCGTCTGGCAGGCGTACTCCCCCCTCCCCTGCTTCACCGGCAACTATCCGGTGATCGGCTCGTGGATCGTCAATCACGAAGCCTGCGGCATCGGCATCCGCGAAGACCGCAGCGAGATCACCACCGACGCCAGCCGTTTCGTCCCCCATTTCTTTGCGGAGTGA
- a CDS encoding DUF350 domain-containing protein, whose amino-acid sequence MPLTISESLAGLPVFLAYFGLALAFCVLYCVLYVRITPYAEYRLIREGKIAPAISFSGAILGFVIPLASAVSHSISLLDMIAWGAIAFVVQILVFFVTQKIFSSLAHDMENDRIPSGIMLAVFSIAAGILNAACMTY is encoded by the coding sequence ATGCCCCTGACCATCAGCGAATCGCTTGCCGGCCTGCCGGTTTTTCTCGCCTACTTCGGCCTCGCCCTCGCCTTTTGCGTCCTCTACTGCGTCCTCTACGTGCGGATCACCCCCTACGCCGAGTACCGGCTGATCCGCGAAGGGAAGATCGCCCCGGCGATCAGCTTCTCGGGGGCAATCCTCGGCTTCGTCATCCCCCTGGCGAGCGCCGTTTCGCACAGCATCAGCCTCCTGGACATGATCGCCTGGGGGGCGATCGCCTTCGTCGTGCAGATTCTCGTCTTCTTCGTGACGCAGAAAATCTTCTCCTCCCTGGCTCACGACATGGAAAACGACCGCATTCCCTCCGGCATCATGCTCGCGGTCTTCTCGATCGCCGCGGGGATTCTGAATGCCGCGTGCATGACCTATTGA